One bacterium DNA segment encodes these proteins:
- the crcB gene encoding fluoride efflux transporter CrcB — MIGLLLIALGGALGSVLRFGVITLTYKFFDIHFPWGTIFANLTGCFVIGVIWAILDTFDEPKNLKLFLITGLLGGFTTFSSFALENFNMLRAGEIKLVAANVLISNIAGIFLVFIGYYLTKQFLQYSK; from the coding sequence ATGATTGGACTTTTATTAATTGCATTAGGCGGGGCTTTAGGATCAGTATTAAGATTTGGAGTTATCACGCTGACTTATAAATTTTTTGACATTCATTTCCCCTGGGGAACTATTTTTGCAAACCTTACAGGATGTTTTGTTATAGGAGTTATATGGGCAATTTTAGATACTTTTGACGAGCCTAAAAATCTTAAACTTTTTCTTATCACAGGATTGCTGGGAGGTTTTACAACATTTTCCAGTTTTGCCCTCGAAAATTTCAACATGCTGCGCGCAGGAGAAATTAAATTAGTCGCGGCAAATGTCTTAATCAGCAATATTGCAGGAATTTTCCTTGTGTTTATCGGGTATTACCTTACAAAACAATTCCTTCAGTATTCAAAATAA